In the genome of Pempheris klunzingeri isolate RE-2024b chromosome 3, fPemKlu1.hap1, whole genome shotgun sequence, one region contains:
- the xpnpep1 gene encoding xaa-Pro aminopeptidase 1 isoform X3: MWTDGRYFLQASQQMDSNWTLMKMGLKETPSQEDWLISVLPENSKVGVDPWIIAADQWKNMSKALTSAGHSLVAVQDNLIDAIWTDRPERPSTQLRTLGLEYTGMSWQDKITALRAKMTERKITWFVATALDEIAWLFNLRGADIEYNPVFFAYAIVGMNTIRLFADLKRLSDPMLRDHLQLDSPSKPELSIHTFPYESVYTELQAICAAQGPKDKAWICDKASCALTQVIPKAHRTSIPYTPLCLAKAVKNPTEIQGMKMAHIKDAVALCELFAWLEKEIPKGTVTEISAADKAEELRSQQKDFVGLSFPTISSVGPNGAIIHYRPLPETNRTLTMNEVYLIDSGAQYVDGTTDVTRTMHFGTPSAFEKECFTYVLKGHIAVSAAVFPNGTKGHLLDSFARAALWDSGLDYLHGTGHGVGCFLNVHEGPCGISYKTFADEPLEAGMIVSDEPGYYEDGSFGIRIENVVLVIPAKPKYNYRNRGSLTFEPLTLVPVQVKMMNTELLTQKERDWVNEYHRTCREVVGAELERQGRKEALEWLIRETQPIV; encoded by the exons ATGTGGACTGATGGGCGATATTTCCTCCAGGCCAGTCAGCAGATGGACAGCAACTGGACCCTCATGAAGATGG GATTGAAGGAGACGCCATCTCAGGAGGACTGGCTGATCAGCGTCCTGCCAGAGAACTCCAAAGTGGGAGTAGATCCTTGGATTATCGCTGCTG ATCAGTGGAAGAACATGTCCAAGGCGCTGACCAGTGCAGGCCACTCTCTGGTTGCAGTGCAGGATAACCTAATCGATGCAATCTGGACAGACCGCCCAGAAAGACCCAGCACACAGCTGCGTACCCTGGGATTAGAATACACCG GTATGTCCTGGCAAGACAAGATCACAGCGCTGCGAGCCAAGATGACTGAGAGGAAGATCACCTGGTTTGTAGCCACGGCGCTGGACGAGATCGCAT GGCTTTTTAACCTCCGTGGTGCAGACATCGAGTACAACCCAGTTTTCTTCGCATATGCCATTGTGGGGATGAACACAATAAG GCTTTTTGCGGATCTGAAGCGTCTCTCTGATCCCATGCTGAGAGACCACCTGCAGCTGGACTCCCCCAGCAAGCCTGAGCTCAGCATCCACACATTCCCGTACGAGTCGGTCTACACTGAGCTCCAGGCCATCTGTGCGGCACAAGGCCCCAAGGACAAAGCGTGGATCTGTGACAAGGCCAGTTGTGCTCTCACACAGGTCATCCCCAAG GCCCACAGGACTTCAATTCCCTACACCCCACTCTGCCTCGCCAAGGCTGTGAAGAACCCCACGGAGATTCAAGGCATGAAAATGGCCCAT ATCAAGGACGCCGTTGCCCTCTGTGAACTCTTTGCCTGGTTGGAAAAAGag ATTCCAAAAGGCACAGTGACGGAAATCTCTGCTGCTGATAAGGCTGAAGAATTACGCAG TCAACAGAAAGACTTTGTTGGCCTCAGTTTCCCCACAATCTCCAGTGTTGGTCCAAATGGAGCAATCATACACTACAG ACCACTGCCTGAAACCAACAGAACGCTCACCATGAATGAAGTTTACCTGATCGATTCCGGGGCTCAATATGT TGATGGAACCACAGATGTCACACGCACCATGCACTTTGGGACACCGTCTGCTTTTGAGAAG GAATGCTTTACCTACGTACTAAAGGGACACATTGCTGTCAGTGCTGCGGTTTTCCCCAATGGAACAAAAG GCCACCTGTTGGATTCGTTTGCCCGTGCAGCCCTGTGGGATTCGGGGCTGGACTACCTTCACGGTACGGGCCACGGCGTGGGCTGCTTCCTCAACGTCCACGAGGGGCCCTGTGGGATCAGCTACAAGACCTTCGCTGATGAACCTCTGGAGGCCGGCATGATCGTCAGTGATG AACCTGGGTACTATGAAGATGGATCTTTTGGCATTCGTATTGAAAACGTGGTCCTTGTTATACCAGCTAAGCCCAAA TACAACTACAGAAACAGAGGTAGTCTGACATTTGAGCCCCTCACTCTGGTCCCTGTTCAAGTCAAGatgatgaacacagagctgCTCACTCAGAAGGAG CGGGATTGGGTGAACGAGTACCACAGGACGTGCCGTGAGGTGGTTggagcagagctggagaggcAGGGCAGGAAGGAGGCACTGGAGTGGCTGATCAGAGAGACCCAGCCAATCGTCTGA
- the xpnpep1 gene encoding xaa-Pro aminopeptidase 1 isoform X1, which yields MASQKSGTAMSPKITGELLRHLRQAMRNCKYFSEPIQAYIIPSGDAHQSEYIAPCDCRREFICGFSGSAGTAIVTEQHAAMWTDGRYFLQASQQMDSNWTLMKMGLKETPSQEDWLISVLPENSKVGVDPWIIAADQWKNMSKALTSAGHSLVAVQDNLIDAIWTDRPERPSTQLRTLGLEYTGMSWQDKITALRAKMTERKITWFVATALDEIAWLFNLRGADIEYNPVFFAYAIVGMNTIRLFADLKRLSDPMLRDHLQLDSPSKPELSIHTFPYESVYTELQAICAAQGPKDKAWICDKASCALTQVIPKAHRTSIPYTPLCLAKAVKNPTEIQGMKMAHIKDAVALCELFAWLEKEIPKGTVTEISAADKAEELRSQQKDFVGLSFPTISSVGPNGAIIHYRPLPETNRTLTMNEVYLIDSGAQYVDGTTDVTRTMHFGTPSAFEKECFTYVLKGHIAVSAAVFPNGTKGHLLDSFARAALWDSGLDYLHGTGHGVGCFLNVHEGPCGISYKTFADEPLEAGMIVSDEPGYYEDGSFGIRIENVVLVIPAKPKYNYRNRGSLTFEPLTLVPVQVKMMNTELLTQKERDWVNEYHRTCREVVGAELERQGRKEALEWLIRETQPIV from the exons ATGGCCTCCCAAAAGTCAG GCACAGCCATGTCTCCAAAGATCACAGGAGAGTTGCTCAGACATCTTCGCCAGGCGATGAGGAATTGTAAATACTTCTCTGAGCCCATACAGGCTTACATAATCCCTTCTGGAGATGCACATCAA AGTGAATACATTGCACCGTGTGACTGCAGACGTGAATTTATCTGTGGATTTAGTGGCTCAGCAG GCACAGCCATCGTCACAGAGCAGCATGCTGCCATGTGGACTGATGGGCGATATTTCCTCCAGGCCAGTCAGCAGATGGACAGCAACTGGACCCTCATGAAGATGG GATTGAAGGAGACGCCATCTCAGGAGGACTGGCTGATCAGCGTCCTGCCAGAGAACTCCAAAGTGGGAGTAGATCCTTGGATTATCGCTGCTG ATCAGTGGAAGAACATGTCCAAGGCGCTGACCAGTGCAGGCCACTCTCTGGTTGCAGTGCAGGATAACCTAATCGATGCAATCTGGACAGACCGCCCAGAAAGACCCAGCACACAGCTGCGTACCCTGGGATTAGAATACACCG GTATGTCCTGGCAAGACAAGATCACAGCGCTGCGAGCCAAGATGACTGAGAGGAAGATCACCTGGTTTGTAGCCACGGCGCTGGACGAGATCGCAT GGCTTTTTAACCTCCGTGGTGCAGACATCGAGTACAACCCAGTTTTCTTCGCATATGCCATTGTGGGGATGAACACAATAAG GCTTTTTGCGGATCTGAAGCGTCTCTCTGATCCCATGCTGAGAGACCACCTGCAGCTGGACTCCCCCAGCAAGCCTGAGCTCAGCATCCACACATTCCCGTACGAGTCGGTCTACACTGAGCTCCAGGCCATCTGTGCGGCACAAGGCCCCAAGGACAAAGCGTGGATCTGTGACAAGGCCAGTTGTGCTCTCACACAGGTCATCCCCAAG GCCCACAGGACTTCAATTCCCTACACCCCACTCTGCCTCGCCAAGGCTGTGAAGAACCCCACGGAGATTCAAGGCATGAAAATGGCCCAT ATCAAGGACGCCGTTGCCCTCTGTGAACTCTTTGCCTGGTTGGAAAAAGag ATTCCAAAAGGCACAGTGACGGAAATCTCTGCTGCTGATAAGGCTGAAGAATTACGCAG TCAACAGAAAGACTTTGTTGGCCTCAGTTTCCCCACAATCTCCAGTGTTGGTCCAAATGGAGCAATCATACACTACAG ACCACTGCCTGAAACCAACAGAACGCTCACCATGAATGAAGTTTACCTGATCGATTCCGGGGCTCAATATGT TGATGGAACCACAGATGTCACACGCACCATGCACTTTGGGACACCGTCTGCTTTTGAGAAG GAATGCTTTACCTACGTACTAAAGGGACACATTGCTGTCAGTGCTGCGGTTTTCCCCAATGGAACAAAAG GCCACCTGTTGGATTCGTTTGCCCGTGCAGCCCTGTGGGATTCGGGGCTGGACTACCTTCACGGTACGGGCCACGGCGTGGGCTGCTTCCTCAACGTCCACGAGGGGCCCTGTGGGATCAGCTACAAGACCTTCGCTGATGAACCTCTGGAGGCCGGCATGATCGTCAGTGATG AACCTGGGTACTATGAAGATGGATCTTTTGGCATTCGTATTGAAAACGTGGTCCTTGTTATACCAGCTAAGCCCAAA TACAACTACAGAAACAGAGGTAGTCTGACATTTGAGCCCCTCACTCTGGTCCCTGTTCAAGTCAAGatgatgaacacagagctgCTCACTCAGAAGGAG CGGGATTGGGTGAACGAGTACCACAGGACGTGCCGTGAGGTGGTTggagcagagctggagaggcAGGGCAGGAAGGAGGCACTGGAGTGGCTGATCAGAGAGACCCAGCCAATCGTCTGA
- the xpnpep1 gene encoding xaa-Pro aminopeptidase 1 isoform X2, giving the protein MSPKITGELLRHLRQAMRNCKYFSEPIQAYIIPSGDAHQSEYIAPCDCRREFICGFSGSAGTAIVTEQHAAMWTDGRYFLQASQQMDSNWTLMKMGLKETPSQEDWLISVLPENSKVGVDPWIIAADQWKNMSKALTSAGHSLVAVQDNLIDAIWTDRPERPSTQLRTLGLEYTGMSWQDKITALRAKMTERKITWFVATALDEIAWLFNLRGADIEYNPVFFAYAIVGMNTIRLFADLKRLSDPMLRDHLQLDSPSKPELSIHTFPYESVYTELQAICAAQGPKDKAWICDKASCALTQVIPKAHRTSIPYTPLCLAKAVKNPTEIQGMKMAHIKDAVALCELFAWLEKEIPKGTVTEISAADKAEELRSQQKDFVGLSFPTISSVGPNGAIIHYRPLPETNRTLTMNEVYLIDSGAQYVDGTTDVTRTMHFGTPSAFEKECFTYVLKGHIAVSAAVFPNGTKGHLLDSFARAALWDSGLDYLHGTGHGVGCFLNVHEGPCGISYKTFADEPLEAGMIVSDEPGYYEDGSFGIRIENVVLVIPAKPKYNYRNRGSLTFEPLTLVPVQVKMMNTELLTQKERDWVNEYHRTCREVVGAELERQGRKEALEWLIRETQPIV; this is encoded by the exons ATGTCTCCAAAGATCACAGGAGAGTTGCTCAGACATCTTCGCCAGGCGATGAGGAATTGTAAATACTTCTCTGAGCCCATACAGGCTTACATAATCCCTTCTGGAGATGCACATCAA AGTGAATACATTGCACCGTGTGACTGCAGACGTGAATTTATCTGTGGATTTAGTGGCTCAGCAG GCACAGCCATCGTCACAGAGCAGCATGCTGCCATGTGGACTGATGGGCGATATTTCCTCCAGGCCAGTCAGCAGATGGACAGCAACTGGACCCTCATGAAGATGG GATTGAAGGAGACGCCATCTCAGGAGGACTGGCTGATCAGCGTCCTGCCAGAGAACTCCAAAGTGGGAGTAGATCCTTGGATTATCGCTGCTG ATCAGTGGAAGAACATGTCCAAGGCGCTGACCAGTGCAGGCCACTCTCTGGTTGCAGTGCAGGATAACCTAATCGATGCAATCTGGACAGACCGCCCAGAAAGACCCAGCACACAGCTGCGTACCCTGGGATTAGAATACACCG GTATGTCCTGGCAAGACAAGATCACAGCGCTGCGAGCCAAGATGACTGAGAGGAAGATCACCTGGTTTGTAGCCACGGCGCTGGACGAGATCGCAT GGCTTTTTAACCTCCGTGGTGCAGACATCGAGTACAACCCAGTTTTCTTCGCATATGCCATTGTGGGGATGAACACAATAAG GCTTTTTGCGGATCTGAAGCGTCTCTCTGATCCCATGCTGAGAGACCACCTGCAGCTGGACTCCCCCAGCAAGCCTGAGCTCAGCATCCACACATTCCCGTACGAGTCGGTCTACACTGAGCTCCAGGCCATCTGTGCGGCACAAGGCCCCAAGGACAAAGCGTGGATCTGTGACAAGGCCAGTTGTGCTCTCACACAGGTCATCCCCAAG GCCCACAGGACTTCAATTCCCTACACCCCACTCTGCCTCGCCAAGGCTGTGAAGAACCCCACGGAGATTCAAGGCATGAAAATGGCCCAT ATCAAGGACGCCGTTGCCCTCTGTGAACTCTTTGCCTGGTTGGAAAAAGag ATTCCAAAAGGCACAGTGACGGAAATCTCTGCTGCTGATAAGGCTGAAGAATTACGCAG TCAACAGAAAGACTTTGTTGGCCTCAGTTTCCCCACAATCTCCAGTGTTGGTCCAAATGGAGCAATCATACACTACAG ACCACTGCCTGAAACCAACAGAACGCTCACCATGAATGAAGTTTACCTGATCGATTCCGGGGCTCAATATGT TGATGGAACCACAGATGTCACACGCACCATGCACTTTGGGACACCGTCTGCTTTTGAGAAG GAATGCTTTACCTACGTACTAAAGGGACACATTGCTGTCAGTGCTGCGGTTTTCCCCAATGGAACAAAAG GCCACCTGTTGGATTCGTTTGCCCGTGCAGCCCTGTGGGATTCGGGGCTGGACTACCTTCACGGTACGGGCCACGGCGTGGGCTGCTTCCTCAACGTCCACGAGGGGCCCTGTGGGATCAGCTACAAGACCTTCGCTGATGAACCTCTGGAGGCCGGCATGATCGTCAGTGATG AACCTGGGTACTATGAAGATGGATCTTTTGGCATTCGTATTGAAAACGTGGTCCTTGTTATACCAGCTAAGCCCAAA TACAACTACAGAAACAGAGGTAGTCTGACATTTGAGCCCCTCACTCTGGTCCCTGTTCAAGTCAAGatgatgaacacagagctgCTCACTCAGAAGGAG CGGGATTGGGTGAACGAGTACCACAGGACGTGCCGTGAGGTGGTTggagcagagctggagaggcAGGGCAGGAAGGAGGCACTGGAGTGGCTGATCAGAGAGACCCAGCCAATCGTCTGA